In Betta splendens chromosome 1, fBetSpl5.4, whole genome shotgun sequence, the genomic stretch CTGTTCTGTGCTGCTCCATTTGGTTTCTCTTCTTGTGTCTCTCGTGCATCCTCGGAAGTGCTTTTCACTGCGTTTTGGTCATGGCTTGTCATGAAAGGGTGATGGTGGGCCCCGACCAGTTGAGAATTACTGGTCTAGAGCTGAGTAGAATGCAAAACTGTAACTTCAGTAAAAGTTAGTACAGCTTTATTTTTGAAGTAAGTGGAAGATTCAGTTTGTTTGTACGTTAACCTACGTTAACCTTTAAATGTCCACTGGTTTCTTTCATGTGGTAGTTTTCCTGTTGCCTTTACTAACAATGATCAGTCAAAGTTTACTGTGTTACATCCTGGCGACTGTGTGGCCTGtatgtcttaaaaaaacaatttaaagaaATACAGCAAATCCATTAGTTTAGTGGTGTAGATTACAAAAATGTTGGACTTCACATTAGAGTTAATGAAAACAGGTATTTACAGTCAAATGTGGAAAGCTGAATTACCTATCTCATTattcacagtgttttttttaaattttaaatccCTCTACAGACTCGAAGTATTAATGGCAGCATAGGTGCTGAAGTCAGAGCTCTTGCGATTCTTCGTCCTTGGCCTCTGTGATGGTTGACGAATTTCCAGTGCAGCATAACAAAGATCTCCCTCCTAAAATGCAGTTATAGTTTTAAATTGTCAATGCTATGATTTATCATGTTCATTTAAGTATGAATCTATGAATTACCTGATTCTGTCTTGTTTGACCACCAGTGTCCAGTTGTTGATTGACTTTTCCAactacagaaataaataaacattaaagcgtctcaaacaaacaaagtatGTTCAtatactttctttctttttaggtTAAATGGAGTCCAAATGccttttaaaatgttacatGTACAGTGTTAGATTCAACCTAAAGTTGATACCTTTGTTCTGACATCGGTAATAAACCACTAGTGAGGTGAGAAGACAGGAGAAAATGGCAAATACGGgacacagagcaaacagcagcgTCCAGCAGGAACCACAGCCTTGTTGCCTCTCGTCATGTGGAACCTGAAGGCTGGAGTCTGGAATAAGTGAATTTCAttgcatttgtttcattttcagcatAAATACACATATCATATAACATTAATAAAGGAATGACTGAAGCAAAATTACTACATTATACTTACTACACAGTACATGTGCTGGAATCTTTGggaaattaaaataatacattCCTCCTGGTGCAGccaaatgtttaaataatacaaaataatattCACTGTAACCTGTAtaacattcacacattcagaAAAAAATACTTACTACATATGAGTCTTGTAATATTGCCGTAATTGTAAATCAATTTTTGGGTTATGTATTCTTCGTCCTCCACCTTGCTCTCTTCTGTTCCGCAGTAGTACAGACCCTCATTAGAATCAGTGAAGTCCTTAATCAGCAGGTCATAGGAATTCGAAGAAGAATTCCTCACAAAGTGAAAATTTAAGATGGACATGAGATAATTGGTACCATCAGGGTTGTAGTTCTTTCGTTGAAATGTTTTCATAATGAGAGTGGGCTTGTTCTCATTGTAGCTGTTCCTGAACCACACTATGTAAACTCCAGTTGccactttgcagtcacagtAGAGAGTGAAGTTGTCTCCTGGTTTGACTGTGACCTCCACCACTGATCCAAACATTTGACCATGACTGCAGGAAACCTGTCCTGGATTAGAAACACAATCACAACAGCAGATTTAAAAGGTGCAGCGTTACAAGATTTGAAATTACCAGCAGATCACACAAGACAAATGTAGTTACCATGTAACCATGGTAATTTCATCAGTCAGATCATCAGTCAGATATTCACCTAAGAGAACAGCCAGAACTATGTGCAGCCCACCCATGTCTGATGATGTCCAGCAGTTGACAGAGTAACAAAACTGATAGCTATCTAAAGAGTTTTCCGTAAAAGGAAGCACAAATGCTGATTGGTTGCTTAGCTGTAGCACTTTCTTCTGTGGTTGATTTCTGTTGGTgcaatggaaaaacaaaatgattttGGTGTTAGCATTTTTTCCTTGACTATTTGTTACTAGATGGTATTATGACATT encodes the following:
- the LOC114855224 gene encoding uncharacterized protein LOC114855224 yields the protein MGGLHIVLAVLLGQVSCSHGQMFGSVVEVTVKPGDNFTLYCDCKVATGVYIVWFRNSYNENKPTLIMKTFQRKNYNPDGTNYLMSILNFHFVRNSSSNSYDLLIKDFTDSNEGLYYCGTEESKVEDEEYITQKLIYNYGNITRLICNSSLQVPHDERQQGCGSCWTLLFALCPVFAIFSCLLTSLVVYYRCQNKVGKVNQQLDTGGQTRQNQEGDLCYAALEIRQPSQRPRTKNRKSSDFSTYAAINTSSL